In Amycolatopsis endophytica, the following are encoded in one genomic region:
- a CDS encoding MFS transporter gives MTTADTAIEASVIRKLTWRFLPFLGLCYIVLYMDRLNIGVAALTMNADLGLSATAFGLAAGIYFWSYTVCEVPSNLVLAKVGARRWIPRIMITWGLVTIGTAFVQGAGSLSVARVLLGIAEAGFSPGALYFVTRWFPYRARARAMGWIITCICLSGVTAPISAHLLELDGLAGLAGWRWLFVITGIPAVIMGFLCYRVLRDRPADAKWLTPEERTWLERTMDAEHRRNEQRHSMSILRGLTDVRVLVLCLVFLTVTFGLNGYSIWMPQILATFGWDKLAIGWIGAIPPLLAIVPMLLWTRRSDRRRERVWHFAIPMLVSAAGFLYAAANLHTPLAAMAGFSLAAIGLYAAMSIFFLLPSAMLSGVAAAAGLALINGLGNLGGFFGPQVTGIIKDATGSFVWAVIAFGLVLALGAALAVALSRNRAMREALSDHWQDQEAAALAAGTPGGGK, from the coding sequence ATGACCACTGCCGACACCGCCATCGAAGCCAGTGTGATCCGCAAGCTGACCTGGCGTTTCCTGCCCTTCCTCGGGCTGTGCTACATCGTCTTGTACATGGACCGCCTCAACATCGGGGTGGCGGCGCTGACGATGAACGCCGACCTGGGGCTGTCCGCCACGGCGTTCGGTCTCGCCGCGGGCATCTACTTCTGGAGCTACACGGTCTGCGAGGTGCCGAGCAACCTCGTCCTCGCCAAGGTCGGCGCCCGACGCTGGATCCCGCGCATCATGATCACCTGGGGCCTGGTCACGATCGGCACGGCGTTCGTCCAGGGCGCGGGCAGCCTCTCGGTCGCCCGCGTGCTGCTCGGCATCGCCGAAGCCGGCTTCTCCCCGGGTGCCCTGTACTTCGTCACGCGCTGGTTCCCCTACCGCGCCCGCGCGCGGGCGATGGGCTGGATCATCACCTGCATCTGCCTGTCCGGCGTCACCGCGCCGATCTCCGCCCACCTGCTGGAGCTCGACGGTCTGGCCGGGCTCGCGGGCTGGCGGTGGCTGTTCGTCATCACCGGTATCCCGGCAGTCATCATGGGTTTCCTGTGCTACCGCGTGCTCAGGGACCGGCCCGCCGACGCGAAGTGGCTCACCCCCGAGGAACGCACGTGGCTCGAACGGACGATGGACGCCGAACACCGCCGCAACGAGCAGCGGCACTCGATGTCGATCCTGCGCGGCCTCACCGACGTGCGTGTCCTCGTGCTCTGCCTGGTGTTCCTGACCGTCACGTTCGGGCTCAACGGGTACAGCATCTGGATGCCGCAGATCCTCGCCACGTTCGGCTGGGACAAGCTCGCGATCGGCTGGATCGGGGCGATCCCGCCGCTGCTGGCGATCGTGCCGATGCTGCTGTGGACCCGCCGCTCCGACCGGCGCCGGGAACGCGTGTGGCACTTCGCGATCCCGATGCTCGTCTCCGCGGCCGGGTTCCTCTACGCCGCGGCGAACCTGCACACGCCGCTCGCCGCGATGGCCGGTTTCAGTCTCGCCGCCATCGGCCTCTACGCCGCGATGTCGATCTTCTTCCTGCTGCCGAGCGCCATGCTCAGCGGGGTCGCGGCCGCGGCCGGCCTGGCACTGATCAACGGCCTGGGCAACCTCGGCGGGTTCTTCGGCCCGCAGGTCACCGGCATCATCAAGGACGCCACTGGCAGCTTCGTCTGGGCGGTGATCGCGTTCGGCCTCGTGCTCGCCCTCGGCGCCGCACTCGCGGTGGCGCTCAGCCGCAACCGGGCCATGCGCGAGGCGCTCAGCGACCACTGGCAGGACCAGGAAGCCGCCGCGCTGGCGGCCGGGACACCCGGAGGGGGCAAGTGA
- a CDS encoding MBL fold metallo-hydrolase, translating into MQMRVGAAAITRITEREHWAFAPTELFPEITEAEAGRTRSRYAPTSVDPSSGELVLAIHTYVIRLGGQVIVVDPGNGNHKERPNLPAHHHFATDYPDRFAAAGFDPAEVGLVVSTHLHPDHCGWNTTLVDGRWVPTFPNATHVFFDEELAFVESLAAQGVSDFPALYEDSVQPVLGRARRLSLASEQVLASWDGTEVVAVAAPGHTPGHCVIEIRGRERAVISGDVIHHPVQLELPDLSQAGDSDRSQARRTRAALLARCADEGITLLPAHFPGGGPVSLERDTSGALTWRGVEVVA; encoded by the coding sequence ATGCAGATGCGGGTCGGCGCCGCCGCCATCACACGGATCACCGAGCGGGAACACTGGGCGTTCGCGCCCACGGAGCTGTTCCCGGAGATCACCGAGGCCGAAGCCGGGAGGACGCGGTCGCGGTACGCGCCCACCTCCGTGGATCCCTCGAGCGGCGAACTCGTGCTGGCGATCCACACGTACGTGATCCGGCTCGGCGGGCAGGTCATCGTCGTGGATCCCGGCAACGGCAACCACAAGGAGCGCCCGAACCTGCCGGCGCACCACCACTTCGCGACCGACTACCCGGACCGGTTCGCCGCCGCCGGTTTCGACCCCGCGGAGGTCGGCCTGGTGGTGAGCACCCACCTGCATCCCGACCACTGCGGCTGGAACACGACGCTCGTGGACGGCCGGTGGGTGCCGACCTTCCCGAACGCGACGCACGTGTTCTTCGACGAGGAGCTCGCGTTCGTGGAGTCGCTGGCCGCGCAGGGGGTGAGCGATTTCCCGGCGCTCTACGAAGACAGCGTCCAGCCGGTCCTCGGCCGCGCCCGCCGTCTGTCGCTGGCCTCGGAGCAGGTGCTGGCTTCGTGGGACGGTACGGAGGTCGTGGCGGTCGCGGCGCCCGGCCACACCCCGGGACACTGCGTCATCGAGATCCGGGGCCGGGAACGGGCCGTGATCAGCGGCGACGTCATCCACCACCCGGTCCAGCTGGAGCTGCCGGACCTCAGCCAGGCCGGCGACAGCGACCGCTCGCAGGCCCGCCGGACGCGCGCGGCCCTGCTGGCGCGCTGCGCCGACGAGGGCATCACGCTGCTGCCCGCGCACTTCCCCGGTGGGGGGCCGGTGTCCCTCGAGCGGGACACCTCCGGTGCGCTGACCTGGCGTGGAGTGGAGGTGGTGGCATGA
- a CDS encoding SDR family NAD(P)-dependent oxidoreductase yields MTRTVIVSGGASGIGLATVERLLDDGWRAVVADRGTAALDQARARLAGHADVRFEQLDVTDEDAVEAAVARVDEDFGPVRGVVTAAGIGSATSFLDSSPQLFRQVLEVNLTGTFLLARAAARSMVRTGGGAIVTISSVSGTRGSPGRAAYSASKGGVITMTKVMALELGPLGVRANCVAPGATETPLVTEVHTPEVRAAILPAIPLGRYAQPRETAEAIAFLLDERSAFVTGQTLTVDGGQTAGAGWSLPRTEVAS; encoded by the coding sequence ATGACACGCACGGTCATCGTGTCCGGCGGTGCCTCCGGCATCGGGCTGGCGACGGTGGAGCGCCTGCTCGACGACGGCTGGCGCGCGGTGGTCGCCGACCGCGGCACCGCCGCACTGGACCAGGCGCGGGCCCGGCTGGCCGGCCACGCGGACGTCCGGTTCGAGCAGCTCGACGTCACCGACGAGGACGCGGTCGAAGCCGCGGTCGCCCGGGTCGACGAGGACTTCGGGCCGGTTCGCGGCGTCGTCACCGCCGCCGGGATCGGCTCGGCCACCTCGTTCCTGGACAGCAGCCCGCAGCTGTTCCGGCAGGTGCTCGAGGTGAACCTCACGGGCACGTTCCTGCTGGCCAGGGCTGCGGCCCGGAGCATGGTCCGCACCGGCGGCGGGGCGATCGTGACGATCTCCTCGGTGTCCGGGACACGCGGAAGCCCCGGCCGGGCGGCCTACAGCGCGTCCAAGGGCGGGGTCATCACCATGACCAAGGTGATGGCACTGGAACTCGGGCCGCTCGGCGTCCGCGCCAACTGCGTCGCCCCCGGCGCCACCGAGACGCCCCTGGTGACCGAGGTGCACACACCGGAGGTCCGGGCCGCGATCCTGCCCGCCATCCCGCTCGGCCGGTACGCGCAGCCGCGCGAGACCGCCGAGGCCATCGCGTTCCTGCTCGACGAGCGCTCCGCCTTCGTGACCGGGCAGACGCTGACCGTCGACGGGGGACAGACCGCGGGCGCCGGCTGGAGCCTGCCCCGCACGGAGGTGGCCTCGTGA
- a CDS encoding VOC family protein, producing the protein MSRLFGPIRQNGYVVRDVRKAMEHWIEVMGVGPFFFVERLPVQRLRYRDEPSSAAISVALAQSGGVQIELIQQLDDEPSAFRDFRADHGEGLHHVAFWTTDFDTDLTRAERGGLTVVQSGRSGKGGPDERFVYFDTTGHSGTMIELSEISGDKGRVFGKVADAAVGWDGSDPIREMNS; encoded by the coding sequence GTGAGCAGGCTGTTCGGGCCGATCAGGCAGAACGGGTACGTCGTGCGCGACGTTCGCAAGGCCATGGAGCACTGGATCGAGGTGATGGGCGTCGGGCCGTTCTTCTTCGTCGAACGCCTTCCCGTGCAGCGGTTGCGCTACCGCGACGAGCCCAGTTCCGCGGCGATCAGCGTCGCGCTCGCGCAGAGCGGCGGGGTGCAGATCGAGTTGATCCAGCAACTCGACGACGAGCCGTCCGCGTTCCGCGATTTCCGCGCCGACCACGGCGAGGGCCTGCATCACGTCGCGTTCTGGACGACCGACTTCGACACCGACCTCACGCGCGCCGAGCGCGGCGGGCTCACCGTCGTCCAGTCAGGACGGTCGGGCAAGGGCGGCCCGGATGAGCGGTTCGTGTACTTCGACACGACCGGACATTCGGGCACCATGATCGAACTGTCGGAGATCAGCGGCGACAAGGGCCGCGTGTTCGGCAAGGTGGCCGACGCCGCCGTCGGCTGGGACGGCTCCGACCCGATCCGGGAGATGAACTCATGA